One window of the Haloarcula halobia genome contains the following:
- the gfcR gene encoding transcriptional regulator GfcR: MKNIDDLVDSASDLAERGLSKGEIADELNVSRETASWLVERSGAGPKPTVPTTTGGPHDIHVDWSAIGRDSARLHHLGAAMADLLSKQGEDIDLTIGIEKAGAPLATTVAQELETDLGTYSPSKHQWDDDDDATSDGSFSRNFAQIRNRDCFIVDDTITSGKTMSETINAIREQDGNPVACVVLADKRGVEDIEDVPVYSLVQVIRVGADE; this comes from the coding sequence ATGAAGAACATCGACGACCTCGTGGACAGCGCCTCGGACCTCGCCGAGCGCGGTCTCTCGAAGGGTGAAATCGCCGACGAGCTCAACGTCTCCCGCGAGACGGCGAGCTGGCTCGTCGAACGCAGCGGCGCTGGCCCGAAGCCGACGGTCCCGACGACCACCGGCGGCCCGCACGACATCCACGTCGACTGGTCCGCCATCGGCCGCGACAGTGCCCGTCTCCACCACCTGGGTGCGGCGATGGCCGACCTCCTCTCGAAGCAGGGCGAGGACATCGACCTCACCATCGGCATCGAGAAGGCCGGCGCGCCACTCGCGACCACCGTCGCACAGGAACTCGAGACGGACCTGGGCACGTACTCCCCGTCGAAACACCAGTGGGACGACGACGACGACGCCACCAGCGACGGCTCGTTCTCGCGGAACTTCGCCCAGATTCGCAACCGGGACTGCTTCATCGTCGACGACACCATCACCAGCGGGAAGACGATGTCCGAGACCATCAACGCCATCCGCGAGCAGGACGGGAACCCGGTCGCCTGCGTGGTCCTCGCCGACAAGCGCGGCGTCGAGGACATCGAGGACGTCCCGGTGTACTCGCTCGTGCAGGTCATCCGCGTCGGAGCCGACGAGTAA
- a CDS encoding glycoside hydrolase family 13 protein, which produces MTSGDAPSAEGIDREWWKEATVYQIYPRSFNDTDGDGVGDLQGVVEKVPYLDDLGADVVWLCPVYDSPQADNGYDIRDYRTIDETFGTMADWEALRDALHDRDMKLVMDLVVNHTSDEHEWFEKSRRREPGYEDFYYWRDEPADGGLPNNWESFFGGPTWTFDEVREQYYLHLFDTKQPDLNWRNPEVREAIYEMMRWWLEKGVDGFRMDVVNLLSKTEGLPDGEENGQVGTEHFVDGPRIHEYLREMNDEVLSDYDVMTVGETPGTDVEQAREYIEDGLGSVFHFQHMLVDVDGDSRWDVADDEALGEWDLRDLKRVLTRWQEGMEDGGWNSVYLNNHDQTRPVSRFGNDGAYRVESAKLFATLLLTLRGTPYLFQGDEIGMTNVDFETFEEIRDVDAKNHAELLMEERGTDDYQDVRHIVNHRSRDNSRTPMQWDDSDHAGFTDGEPWIKVAENYREINAADAGADPDSVWHYYRDLIDLRHGRDVLVYGEYDLLCPDDGSIYAYTRTLGDESMLVVLNVDEDHQSVALGEVADDATLVRSNYGGGAADLSDLQLRPYEARVYDLH; this is translated from the coding sequence ATGACCAGTGGAGACGCCCCGTCGGCCGAGGGAATCGACCGCGAGTGGTGGAAGGAAGCCACCGTCTACCAGATCTATCCGCGGAGCTTCAACGACACCGACGGCGACGGCGTCGGCGACCTGCAGGGCGTCGTCGAGAAGGTGCCGTACCTGGACGACCTGGGGGCGGACGTCGTCTGGCTGTGTCCGGTCTACGACTCCCCGCAGGCGGACAACGGCTACGACATCCGGGACTACCGGACGATCGACGAGACGTTCGGGACGATGGCCGACTGGGAGGCCCTGCGCGACGCGCTCCACGACCGGGACATGAAACTGGTGATGGACCTCGTGGTCAACCACACCAGCGACGAACACGAGTGGTTCGAGAAGTCCCGGCGGCGCGAACCCGGCTACGAGGACTTCTACTACTGGCGCGACGAACCCGCCGACGGCGGCCTCCCGAACAACTGGGAGTCGTTCTTCGGCGGGCCGACGTGGACCTTCGACGAGGTTCGCGAGCAGTACTACCTGCACCTCTTCGACACCAAGCAACCGGACCTGAACTGGCGGAACCCCGAGGTGCGCGAGGCCATCTACGAGATGATGCGCTGGTGGCTGGAGAAGGGCGTCGACGGGTTCCGGATGGACGTCGTCAACCTCCTCTCGAAGACGGAGGGGTTGCCGGACGGCGAGGAGAACGGTCAGGTCGGCACCGAGCACTTCGTCGACGGACCCCGTATCCACGAGTACCTGCGGGAGATGAACGACGAGGTGCTCTCGGACTACGACGTCATGACCGTCGGCGAGACGCCGGGGACCGACGTCGAGCAGGCCCGGGAGTACATCGAGGACGGCCTCGGCAGCGTCTTTCACTTCCAGCACATGCTGGTCGACGTCGACGGGGACAGCCGGTGGGACGTCGCCGACGACGAGGCGCTGGGCGAGTGGGACCTGCGGGACCTGAAGCGGGTGCTCACCCGCTGGCAGGAGGGGATGGAAGACGGCGGCTGGAACAGCGTCTACCTGAACAACCACGACCAGACCCGGCCCGTCTCGCGGTTCGGGAACGACGGTGCGTATCGCGTCGAGTCCGCGAAACTGTTCGCGACGCTCCTGCTGACGTTGCGCGGGACGCCGTATCTCTTCCAGGGCGACGAGATCGGGATGACGAACGTCGACTTCGAGACGTTCGAGGAGATCCGCGACGTGGACGCGAAGAACCACGCCGAACTCCTGATGGAGGAACGCGGGACCGACGACTACCAGGACGTCCGCCATATCGTCAACCACCGGAGTCGCGACAACTCGCGAACCCCGATGCAGTGGGACGACAGCGACCACGCCGGCTTCACCGACGGCGAGCCCTGGATCAAGGTGGCCGAGAACTACCGGGAGATAAACGCCGCCGACGCCGGGGCCGACCCCGACTCCGTGTGGCACTACTACCGCGACCTCATCGACCTGCGCCACGGGCGCGACGTCCTCGTCTACGGCGAGTACGACCTGTTGTGCCCCGACGACGGGTCAATCTACGCCTACACGCGCACGCTCGGCGACGAGTCGATGCTGGTGGTGTTGAACGTCGACGAGGACCACCAGTCGGTGGCCCTGGGCGAGGTCGCCGACGACGCGACGCTGGTTCGCTCGAACTACGGCGGCGGGGCGGCTGACCTGTCGGACCTGCAGCTGCGGCCATACGAGGCGCGGGTCTACGACCTGCACTGA
- a CDS encoding glycoside hydrolase family 13 protein encodes MCPSEPDVDRRWWKESFVYQIYPQSFNDTDGDGLGDIRGIIERLDYLDDLGVDIVWVNPLYESPHVDNGYDIADYRSIKREYGRMSDFDELLYEMHDRDIRLIMDLVVNHTSDQHAWFQRSRAGEEPYDDYYWWVDGEPDDDPPNNWTSGFGGSAWEYDDEREAYYLHLFDEAQPDLNWENPAVREDVYDMITWWLEKGIDGFRMDVFNLISKPPDLPDGDEDEGWVGSELFANGPKVHDYVSEMVEETFSEYDVMTVGEAIDAGPEDAKRYCGPSGDGLSMVFHYEHILLDFGSESGWWEVEEWELSDLREVLSEWQRELDEDDAWNTVFLGTHDWPRIVSRFGDDDRYRRESAKLLATFLFSLQGTPYVYQGDEIGMTNYPWTSMDQLRDADARNRLELALEEGDIDSFEEVQAVIRYRCRDNARTPMQWDDSEHAGFTDGEPWIDVNPNHEEVNVADARADPDSVWHYYRDLIDLRHDSDLLVYGDYELLSEHHSQVWAFARTLGDRRALVVLNWSDERATYELPGRVESDDAEVLVANYDDPGDARAPLSLRPYEARIYER; translated from the coding sequence ATGTGTCCAAGCGAACCCGACGTCGACAGGCGGTGGTGGAAGGAGTCGTTCGTCTACCAGATCTACCCCCAGAGCTTCAACGACACCGACGGCGACGGCCTCGGTGACATCCGTGGCATCATCGAACGCCTGGACTACCTGGACGACCTGGGCGTCGACATCGTCTGGGTGAACCCGCTGTACGAGTCACCGCACGTCGACAACGGGTACGACATCGCCGACTACCGCTCGATAAAGCGAGAGTACGGCCGGATGTCGGACTTCGACGAGCTCCTCTATGAGATGCACGACCGGGACATCCGCCTCATCATGGACCTGGTCGTGAACCACACGAGCGACCAGCACGCCTGGTTCCAGCGATCGCGGGCGGGCGAGGAACCCTACGACGACTACTACTGGTGGGTCGATGGCGAGCCCGACGACGACCCGCCGAACAACTGGACCTCGGGTTTCGGTGGGTCGGCCTGGGAGTACGACGACGAGCGCGAGGCGTACTACCTCCACCTGTTCGACGAGGCCCAGCCGGACCTGAACTGGGAGAACCCCGCGGTCCGCGAGGACGTCTACGACATGATAACCTGGTGGCTGGAGAAGGGCATCGACGGGTTCCGGATGGACGTGTTCAACCTCATCTCGAAGCCCCCGGACCTCCCCGACGGCGACGAGGACGAGGGCTGGGTGGGGAGTGAACTGTTCGCCAACGGGCCGAAGGTCCACGACTACGTCAGCGAGATGGTCGAGGAGACGTTCAGCGAGTACGACGTCATGACCGTCGGGGAGGCTATCGACGCCGGGCCCGAGGACGCCAAGAGATACTGTGGACCAAGCGGCGACGGCCTGAGCATGGTCTTTCACTACGAACACATCCTGCTGGATTTCGGGTCGGAGTCCGGGTGGTGGGAGGTCGAGGAGTGGGAACTGTCCGACCTGCGCGAGGTGCTCTCGGAGTGGCAGCGCGAACTCGACGAGGACGACGCCTGGAACACCGTCTTCCTCGGCACCCACGACTGGCCCCGCATCGTCTCCCGGTTCGGCGACGACGACCGGTATCGGCGGGAGTCCGCGAAGCTCCTCGCCACGTTCCTCTTTAGCCTGCAGGGGACCCCCTACGTCTACCAGGGCGACGAGATCGGCATGACGAACTACCCCTGGACCAGCATGGACCAGCTGCGCGACGCCGACGCGCGCAACCGACTGGAGCTCGCCCTGGAGGAAGGCGACATCGATTCCTTCGAGGAAGTCCAGGCCGTCATCCGGTATCGGTGCCGGGACAACGCCCGCACCCCGATGCAGTGGGACGACAGCGAGCACGCCGGTTTCACCGACGGCGAGCCCTGGATCGACGTCAACCCGAACCACGAGGAGGTAAACGTCGCCGACGCCCGGGCTGACCCCGACTCAGTGTGGCACTACTACCGCGACCTCATCGACCTGCGCCACGACAGCGACCTGCTGGTCTACGGCGACTACGAACTCCTGAGCGAGCACCACTCGCAGGTGTGGGCGTTCGCGCGGACGCTGGGCGACCGCCGGGCGCTGGTCGTCCTGAACTGGTCGGACGAGCGTGCCACCTACGAACTCCCCGGTCGGGTCGAGTCCGACGACGCCGAGGTGCTGGTCGCGAACTACGACGACCCCGGCGACGCGCGCGCACCGCTGTCGTTGCGACCGTACGAGGCCCGCATCTACGAACGCTGA
- a CDS encoding M24 family metallopeptidase: MSIEARLDAYLAENDLAAVWFARPNSFTWLTGGDNVVDRAGDVGVAAAGYDGDGVTVVTDTIEAPRLREEELAADVAVETVEWYDGNLAETVAAVSPTPAAADFDVEGFASVDATALRQPLTDTQVDAYRVLSEETAAAVETVARDIDPTDTELDVAGALHRELEVRGIASPVVLVGGSQRAQRHRHYTPSSAPVGDYTLLSVTGNRDGLFTSTTRTVAFDPPEWLEERTRKAMRVETSALAATRAVGREGGVAGEVFGAIQAAYDGVGWDGEWQHHHQGGAAGFDGREWIATPDSEAPVVLPQGYAWNPTIQGAKSEDTHLVTERGVETLSVTGAWPTRRVEAVGYDLELARPDVLHL, from the coding sequence ATGTCGATCGAAGCGCGACTCGACGCGTACCTCGCCGAGAACGATCTGGCGGCCGTCTGGTTCGCCCGGCCCAACTCGTTCACCTGGCTGACCGGGGGCGACAACGTCGTCGACCGGGCCGGCGACGTGGGAGTCGCGGCCGCGGGCTACGACGGCGACGGGGTGACCGTGGTCACGGACACCATCGAGGCGCCGCGCCTCCGCGAGGAGGAACTCGCCGCGGACGTGGCCGTCGAGACTGTCGAGTGGTACGACGGGAACCTCGCCGAGACCGTCGCCGCGGTGAGTCCGACGCCCGCGGCCGCCGACTTCGACGTCGAGGGTTTCGCGTCGGTCGACGCCACCGCCCTCCGCCAGCCCCTCACGGACACTCAGGTCGACGCCTACAGAGTCCTGAGCGAGGAGACGGCGGCGGCCGTCGAGACCGTCGCCAGGGATATCGACCCCACCGACACCGAATTGGACGTCGCCGGCGCACTCCACCGAGAGCTGGAGGTCCGGGGCATCGCCTCGCCCGTGGTCCTCGTGGGCGGGAGCCAGCGAGCCCAGCGCCACCGCCACTACACGCCCTCATCGGCGCCGGTGGGCGACTACACGCTCCTCTCGGTGACGGGCAACCGTGACGGCCTGTTCACCAGCACGACCCGGACCGTCGCGTTCGACCCACCCGAGTGGCTCGAAGAGCGCACGCGGAAGGCGATGCGCGTCGAGACGTCGGCGCTGGCTGCCACACGGGCCGTCGGCCGCGAGGGCGGGGTGGCGGGGGAAGTCTTCGGCGCGATTCAGGCCGCCTACGACGGCGTCGGGTGGGACGGCGAGTGGCAGCACCACCACCAGGGCGGAGCCGCCGGATTCGACGGACGCGAGTGGATCGCGACCCCCGACAGCGAGGCTCCCGTGGTGCTCCCGCAGGGGTACGCCTGGAACCCGACGATTCAGGGCGCGAAGAGCGAGGACACCCACCTGGTCACCGAGAGGGGCGTCGAGACGCTCTCGGTCACGGGCGCGTGGCCCACCCGGCGCGTCGAGGCGGTGGGCTACGACCTCGAGCTGGCGCGTCCCGACGTCCTCCACCTGTAG
- a CDS encoding TIGR00266 family protein yields MDIELTHKPAYTHVVLDMEEGESVLAEPGAMVSHSASISIETTTSRDGILSSAKSLLGGESLLANEFTARGGPGRLTLAPPAPGDVSHHELTDETLYAVDGAFLAADPAIDIDSEFGGIKSVLAGASITPLALKGTGDVFIEAFGGLESVELEAGETYTVDNEHVVAWESSVDFDARRVGGLKSTLLSGEGLVMDFTGPGTVWYQTRGLDSFIAAIAESLPGNRDNDGGGAPDMTDFL; encoded by the coding sequence ATGGACATCGAACTGACACACAAGCCCGCGTACACGCACGTCGTCCTCGACATGGAGGAAGGTGAATCGGTACTCGCGGAACCGGGTGCGATGGTGAGCCACTCGGCGAGCATCTCGATCGAGACCACGACGAGCAGGGACGGCATCCTCAGCTCGGCGAAGTCACTGCTGGGCGGCGAGTCGCTGCTGGCAAACGAGTTCACGGCCAGGGGTGGGCCGGGGCGCCTGACGCTTGCCCCGCCGGCACCCGGCGACGTCAGCCACCACGAACTCACCGACGAGACGCTCTATGCCGTCGACGGGGCGTTCCTCGCGGCCGACCCCGCCATCGACATCGACTCGGAGTTCGGCGGCATCAAGTCGGTGCTCGCGGGGGCGAGCATCACGCCGCTGGCGCTGAAAGGGACCGGCGACGTCTTCATCGAAGCGTTCGGCGGGCTCGAGTCCGTCGAGCTCGAGGCCGGCGAGACCTACACCGTCGACAACGAGCACGTCGTCGCGTGGGAGAGCTCGGTCGACTTCGACGCGCGACGCGTCGGCGGCCTGAAGTCGACGCTGCTGAGCGGCGAGGGCCTGGTGATGGACTTCACCGGTCCCGGGACCGTCTGGTACCAGACGCGGGGGCTCGACTCCTTCATCGCCGCCATCGCGGAGTCGCTCCCCGGGAACCGGGACAACGACGGCGGCGGGGCGCCGGACATGACCGACTTCCTCTGA
- a CDS encoding Gfo/Idh/MocA family protein, with protein sequence MTTAPLSVGVLGYRFMGKAHANAFARLPMFFEDAPAVERDVLVGRDEDALSEAADRLGFARIATDWRDVVDDVDVFYNLGPNHVHAEPSIAALEAGTPVFCEKPLAPTLEPAEKMADAAREADVPAGIAFNYRFVPAIQYAKGLIDDGQLGEIRHFRGRYLQDWLTDPEAPWSWRNDAEMAGSGALGDLGAHTVDLTRFLVGDVDRLSGHLRAFVDERPTEDGSETRPVTVDDAYSAQVEFENGVMGTLEASRFANGHKNDHTIEIEGTKGSLRFSLERLNELELLREDGRGFETVLVTDESDPYVDHWWPPGHVIGWEHTFVHENYEFLSAVAADGQYEPSFEDGLAVQRVLDAVERSDERGEWVAVD encoded by the coding sequence ATGACAACAGCCCCCCTCTCCGTCGGCGTCCTCGGCTACCGCTTCATGGGCAAGGCCCACGCGAACGCCTTCGCGCGCCTGCCGATGTTCTTCGAGGACGCGCCGGCCGTCGAACGCGACGTGCTGGTGGGCCGTGACGAAGACGCACTCTCCGAGGCGGCAGACAGGCTCGGCTTCGCTCGCATCGCCACCGACTGGCGGGACGTCGTCGACGACGTCGACGTCTTCTACAATCTCGGCCCCAACCACGTCCACGCCGAGCCCTCGATTGCGGCGCTGGAGGCCGGCACGCCGGTCTTCTGTGAGAAGCCGCTCGCGCCGACGCTCGAACCGGCCGAAAAGATGGCCGACGCGGCGCGCGAGGCGGACGTGCCCGCGGGCATCGCGTTCAACTACCGGTTCGTCCCCGCCATCCAGTACGCCAAAGGGCTCATCGACGACGGCCAGCTCGGCGAGATTCGACACTTCCGCGGGCGCTACCTCCAGGACTGGCTGACCGACCCCGAGGCCCCGTGGTCGTGGCGCAACGACGCGGAGATGGCCGGGAGCGGCGCGCTCGGCGACCTCGGGGCCCACACCGTCGACCTCACCCGGTTCCTCGTCGGGGACGTCGACCGGCTGAGCGGCCACCTGCGGGCCTTCGTCGACGAACGACCCACCGAGGACGGGTCGGAGACCCGACCGGTGACCGTCGACGACGCCTACAGCGCCCAGGTCGAGTTCGAGAACGGCGTGATGGGCACCCTCGAAGCGTCGCGGTTCGCCAACGGCCACAAGAACGACCACACCATCGAGATCGAGGGAACAAAGGGGAGCCTGCGCTTCTCGCTCGAGCGGCTGAACGAACTCGAACTGCTCCGCGAGGACGGCCGCGGGTTCGAGACGGTACTGGTGACCGACGAGTCGGACCCGTACGTCGACCACTGGTGGCCGCCGGGTCACGTCATCGGGTGGGAGCACACGTTCGTCCACGAGAACTACGAGTTCCTGTCCGCCGTGGCCGCCGACGGGCAATACGAGCCGAGTTTCGAGGACGGCCTGGCGGTCCAGCGGGTCCTCGACGCGGTCGAACGGAGCGACGAGCGCGGCGAGTGGGTCGCCGTCGACTGA
- a CDS encoding sugar phosphate isomerase/epimerase family protein, protein MQVGVLTVPLGDQSLPDALAYLDSIGVDAVELGCGGFPGDDHLPREDYLDDEGAQTELRDLLDEHDMDVSALATHNNPLHPDDERAAEADTELREAIRLADQLGVDAVTCFSGLPAGGPNDEVPNWITAPWPTEHADAHEYQWRVADEYWSDLAAHAAAHDVDVAIEMHPNMLVYEPRGLLRLRELTNGRVGANFDPSHLYWQGIDVTEAIRLLGEHDAIHHVHAKDTKVYESEAREKGVLDTAPYTDEPNRSWLFRSIGYGHDESHWKDVVSTLRMVGYDGTLSIEHEDSLTSAREGLEKAVDVLDRAVFETQPGDAYWAE, encoded by the coding sequence ATGCAAGTCGGAGTACTCACCGTCCCACTCGGCGACCAGTCCCTCCCGGACGCACTGGCCTACCTGGACAGCATCGGCGTCGACGCGGTCGAACTCGGCTGTGGTGGCTTCCCCGGCGACGACCACCTCCCGCGCGAGGACTACCTCGACGACGAGGGTGCACAGACCGAGCTGCGGGACCTGCTGGACGAGCACGACATGGACGTCAGCGCGCTCGCGACCCACAACAACCCACTGCACCCCGACGACGAGCGCGCCGCGGAGGCCGACACGGAACTCCGCGAGGCCATCCGCCTTGCCGACCAGCTTGGCGTCGACGCGGTGACCTGCTTCTCGGGCCTTCCGGCCGGCGGTCCCAACGACGAGGTGCCCAACTGGATCACGGCGCCGTGGCCGACCGAACACGCCGACGCCCACGAGTACCAGTGGCGCGTCGCCGACGAGTACTGGTCGGACCTGGCTGCGCACGCCGCCGCCCACGACGTCGACGTCGCCATCGAGATGCACCCCAACATGCTCGTCTACGAGCCCCGCGGCCTCCTGCGACTCCGCGAGCTGACAAACGGTCGCGTCGGCGCGAACTTCGACCCCTCGCACCTCTACTGGCAGGGCATCGACGTCACCGAGGCCATCCGCCTGCTCGGCGAGCACGACGCCATCCACCACGTCCACGCCAAGGACACGAAGGTCTACGAGTCGGAGGCCCGCGAGAAGGGTGTGCTCGACACCGCGCCGTACACGGACGAACCCAACCGCTCGTGGCTCTTTCGCTCTATCGGCTACGGCCACGACGAGAGCCACTGGAAGGACGTCGTCTCGACGCTGCGGATGGTCGGCTACGACGGGACGCTGTCCATCGAGCACGAGGACTCCCTCACGAGCGCGCGCGAGGGACTGGAGAAGGCCGTCGACGTGCTCGACCGCGCCGTCTTCGAGACGCAACCGGGTGACGCCTACTGGGCGGAGTGA
- a CDS encoding mandelate racemase/muconate lactonizing enzyme family protein gives MGHANDVDYADLHDPNAEYTMRELSAETMGVTAKRGGGRDVEITDVQTTMIDGNFPWTLVRIYTDAGIVGTGEAYWGAGVPELIERMKSFVVGENPLDIDRLYEHLVQKMSGEGSVEGVTVTAIAGIEVALHDLAGKILEVPAYQLLGGKYRDRMRVYCDCHTEDEADPDACAAEARRVVDELGYDAMKFDLDVPSGFEKDRANRHLRPGEIRHKAEIVEKVTEEVKDEADVAFDCHWTFSGGSAKRLAEAIEDYDVWWLEDPVPPENLEVQEEITKSTTTPITVGENRYRVTEERRLVENQAVDIIAPDMPKVGGMRETRKIADVANQYYVPVAMHNVSSPIATMASAQVGAAIPNSLAVEYHSYELGWWEDIVEETVIEDGYIEIPEEPGLGLTLDLDAVEEHLVDGDSVFDEA, from the coding sequence ATGGGACACGCGAACGACGTGGACTACGCCGACCTGCACGACCCGAACGCGGAGTACACGATGCGCGAGCTCTCCGCGGAGACGATGGGCGTCACCGCCAAGCGCGGCGGCGGCCGGGACGTCGAGATCACCGACGTCCAGACGACGATGATCGACGGGAACTTCCCGTGGACGCTGGTACGCATCTACACCGACGCCGGCATCGTCGGGACAGGTGAGGCCTACTGGGGCGCGGGCGTCCCGGAACTCATCGAGCGGATGAAGTCGTTCGTCGTCGGCGAGAACCCGCTGGACATCGACCGGCTCTACGAACACCTCGTCCAGAAGATGTCCGGGGAGGGGAGCGTCGAGGGCGTGACCGTCACCGCCATCGCCGGCATCGAGGTCGCGCTCCACGACCTGGCCGGCAAGATTCTCGAGGTTCCGGCCTACCAGCTGCTCGGCGGGAAGTACCGCGACCGGATGCGCGTCTACTGTGACTGTCACACCGAGGACGAGGCCGACCCCGACGCCTGTGCCGCGGAGGCCCGGCGCGTCGTCGACGAACTCGGCTACGACGCCATGAAGTTCGACCTCGACGTCCCCAGCGGCTTCGAGAAGGACCGCGCGAACCGCCACCTCCGCCCGGGCGAGATCCGCCACAAGGCCGAGATCGTCGAGAAGGTCACCGAGGAGGTCAAAGACGAGGCCGACGTCGCCTTCGACTGCCACTGGACGTTCTCCGGTGGCTCCGCCAAGCGCCTGGCCGAGGCCATCGAGGACTACGACGTCTGGTGGCTCGAGGACCCCGTCCCGCCGGAGAACCTCGAGGTTCAGGAGGAGATCACGAAGTCCACCACGACGCCCATCACCGTCGGCGAGAACCGCTATCGGGTCACCGAGGAGCGCCGCCTCGTCGAGAACCAGGCGGTCGACATCATCGCGCCAGACATGCCGAAGGTCGGCGGCATGCGCGAGACCCGCAAGATCGCCGACGTCGCGAACCAGTACTACGTCCCAGTCGCGATGCACAACGTCTCCTCGCCCATCGCGACGATGGCGAGCGCCCAGGTCGGCGCCGCCATCCCGAACTCGCTGGCCGTCGAGTACCACTCCTACGAACTGGGCTGGTGGGAGGACATCGTCGAGGAGACGGTCATCGAGGACGGGTACATCGAGATTCCCGAGGAGCCCGGTCTCGGTCTGACGCTCGACTTGGACGCCGTCGAGGAACACCTGGTCGACGGCGACTCCGTCTTCGACGAGGCGTAG
- a CDS encoding HVO_0649 family zinc finger protein — MARSGSGLTPFERLTQRYDDQDLTCPKCGYEDDDGSWQTAADGRRINYRHLCPGCGYVRTRTVTL; from the coding sequence ATGGCACGGAGCGGTAGCGGCCTGACGCCTTTCGAGCGTCTCACCCAGCGCTACGACGACCAGGACCTCACCTGTCCGAAGTGCGGCTACGAAGACGACGACGGGTCCTGGCAGACGGCGGCCGACGGGCGGCGGATCAACTACCGACACCTCTGTCCGGGGTGTGGCTACGTCCGGACGCGGACGGTCACGCTCTGA